A genomic segment from Lytechinus variegatus isolate NC3 chromosome 10, Lvar_3.0, whole genome shotgun sequence encodes:
- the LOC121422814 gene encoding sulfated surface glycoprotein 185-like yields MGVGHRRGGRRAGGHHRRANRRHNRNRHRHHRRRHHGGVAIFTLRRGNQTSTTVMTTGTGGAGGNAQSKPLIGMLSFISVVGIAVGMMMSNLGGWTDSALGIAGIVIFSLSVPLLVITSIIRINMRNKLIASQSEASLEAGTATPNMTVSTLSLEGGISSTVSHVGEGSSHIVQTGAVQPGSVAMGTATGNPGNPSYHPQPYPQPVQNYPSAASPYPPNPSGATQSHPNTNTTSVPMPYPQPGTSTTLPPVNYTTLYPPKPPSQVGVVDPSSEVESIPPPPSYDDVITGNVSYDEVKEL; encoded by the exons ATGGGCGTAGGTCATCGAAGAGGAGGACGTCGAGCCGGAGGTCATCATCGACGTGCAAACCGTCGTCATAACCGTAATCGACaccgtcatcatcgtcgtcgtcatcatggAGGTGTTGCCATCTTTACTCTTCGACGAGGAAATCAAACTAGTACTACAGTGATGACTACCGGCACGGGTGGAGCAGGTGGAAATGCCCAGTCAAAGCCTCTTATCGGAATGTTGTCATTCATATCCGTAGTCGGCATCGCAGTTGGGATGATGATGTCGAACCTTGGAGGATGGACTGATTCTGCTCTCGGCATCGCTGGTATCGTTATTTTCAGTCTAAGCGTCCCCCTCCTTGTAATCACCTCCATCATACGAATCAACATGAGGAACAAACTAATTGCCTCTCAGTCGGAAGCAAGTTTAGAGGCTGGGACAGCGACCCCCAATATGACAGTATCCACTCTGTCTTTGGAAGGAGGAATTAGTAGCACCGTTTCACACGTTGGTGAGGGGTCATCTCATATCGTTCAAACTGGTGCGGTGCAACCTGGgagtgttgccatgggaacagcTACCGGGAATCCTGGAAACCCTTCCTATCACCCCCAACCTTATCCACAACCTGTACAAAA cTACCCGAGTGCAGCTTCTCCTTATCCGCCAAACCCCAGCGGTGCTACCCAGAGCCACCCCAATACCAACACCACATCGGTACCCATGCCTTACCCCCAGCCAGGAACTTCCACCACCCTACCTCCAGTAAACTATACGACACTCTACCCCCCTAAACCGCCATCGCAGGTGGGCGTGGTCGACCCAAGCTCTGAGGTAGAGAGCATACCCCCTCCTCCGTcatatgatgacgtcatcaccgGCAATGTTAGCTATGATGAAGTTAAAGAACTTTGA